CGCCGATGTGCTCCGCCTCGGCCACGACCGGCCAACTGGAGGACGAGGTCCCCACACCGAAGGAGATCAGCGGCGGCTCGGCGGCGACGGAGTTGAGAGAGGTGGCGGTGAAACCCACCGGCCGGTCACCCGCGGCGGTGATCACCGCCACACCCGCGGCATGCTGCCGGAAGACCGAGCGGAGGAGTTCGGGGGATGCCGTGCGGGGGGTGCCGAGCTCGGGCGAAGCCGTCATGAAGGTGTCCTTCTGCGGGAGAGGCGTACGGGGCCGTGGTTGCTCAGGCACCCGGACAGCGCGCACTCGCGTTGCGGGCGAGATCCACGTGGACCCGGCCGTAGAGAAGGAGTTCTGGCGGCATAGCGTCAGACTGACGATGCGTGGTGGGTGCAGTCAAGAGCGTTCCGCAATGTGGGAGATGCGTCACGGTCCGTCACATCGCCCGTCCCAGCGCGGCGACGACATCGACGGTACGTGGCTGGCCGACGGCCCGGCGGACGATCCGTCCGGTGGCATCGAGGACCAGCACGGTCGGCGTCCGGCTGATCTCCAGCTCGCGCACGAGAGTGAGATGCGCCTCGGCGTCGATCTCGACATGGGCGACGCCGTCCACCATGCGCGCCACCTCGGCAAGCGTGCGGCGGGTGGCCCGGCAGGGCTGACAGAACGCGCTGGAGAACTGCACGAGGGTGGCCCGCTCCCCCAATTCCGCGCCGAGTTGGGCCGCGTCCAGCGTTCCCTCGTCCGTCTGCCCGTCCACCCTCGGCCTCCTGTCAGAGCTCTTCGCAAGAGGTCAGCACCACCGGGCACCGAGACATTCCCGACGCTTCCACGTGACGAGAA
This sequence is a window from Streptomyces sp. NBC_01217. Protein-coding genes within it:
- a CDS encoding TlpA family protein disulfide reductase — its product is MDGQTDEGTLDAAQLGAELGERATLVQFSSAFCQPCRATRRTLAEVARMVDGVAHVEIDAEAHLTLVRELEISRTPTVLVLDATGRIVRRAVGQPRTVDVVAALGRAM